One segment of Nostoc flagelliforme CCNUN1 DNA contains the following:
- a CDS encoding photosystem I assembly protein Ycf4, which yields MTASTTINKGDRLLHQNVLGSRRFSNYCWATIVTLGASGFLLAGISSYLKVNLLIVSDPTQLVFVPQGLVMGLYGTAGLLLATYLWLVILWDVGGGYNEFNQETGTIKIFRWGFPGKNRRIEIDGRIEDVQSVRITVKEGLNPLRALYLRVKGRRDIPLTRVGQPLSLTELETEGAKLARFLGVSLEGL from the coding sequence ATGACGGCATCAACAACGATTAACAAAGGCGATCGCCTCCTGCATCAAAATGTTCTCGGTTCTCGTCGGTTCAGTAATTACTGCTGGGCAACTATCGTTACGTTGGGAGCAAGCGGCTTTTTATTAGCTGGGATATCCAGTTATTTAAAAGTTAATTTACTCATAGTTTCCGATCCAACTCAACTAGTATTCGTCCCCCAAGGATTGGTGATGGGTTTATATGGCACTGCTGGCTTGCTATTAGCCACATACCTGTGGCTAGTGATTTTATGGGACGTGGGAGGCGGTTACAACGAATTTAATCAGGAAACCGGCACAATCAAAATATTCCGTTGGGGATTTCCTGGCAAAAACCGCCGAATTGAGATTGACGGCCGCATAGAAGATGTGCAGTCCGTGCGAATAACCGTCAAAGAAGGTCTTAATCCTCTTCGCGCCCTCTATCTACGCGTTAAGGGCCGGCGAGATATACCCTTAACACGGGTTGGACAACCGTTATCTTTAACAGAGTTGGAAACAGAAGGCGCAAAATTAGCCCGCTTTTTGGGAGTGTCACTAGAAGGACTTTAA
- a CDS encoding peptidylprolyl isomerase produces MRLKISQFLLSLVIISALMLGGCSTQQVASNTSSPTSTATSDTSESSTQTTTEATSVSQTSSDIPGITDLPRLEGKATVVVTVKGSPITIEVDGTNAPITAGNFVDLVQKGVYDGLAFHRVVREPQPFVVQGGDPQSKDPKVSVDRLGTGSYIDPKTGNARYIPLEIKPKGSDTPIYNKPFDATAQAVVLPHKQGAVAMARSQSPDSASAQFYFALADLAFLDGSYAVFGNVTQGFDVVNKIQQGDRIDSAKVTQGAENLKIPGK; encoded by the coding sequence ATGCGTTTAAAAATTTCACAATTTTTGCTTTCTCTTGTGATTATCAGTGCTTTGATGTTGGGAGGATGTTCAACACAGCAAGTAGCTTCTAATACCTCTTCTCCAACCTCAACAGCTACCTCGGACACAAGCGAGTCAAGCACCCAAACGACTACTGAAGCAACATCTGTATCTCAAACTAGTAGTGATATTCCTGGAATCACTGATTTACCACGTCTTGAAGGCAAAGCTACTGTGGTGGTAACGGTTAAAGGTTCGCCGATTACTATCGAAGTAGACGGCACTAATGCCCCCATTACAGCTGGCAACTTCGTAGATTTAGTACAAAAGGGTGTTTACGATGGTTTAGCTTTCCATCGAGTTGTACGCGAACCCCAACCGTTTGTAGTTCAAGGGGGCGATCCCCAAAGCAAAGACCCGAAAGTTTCAGTAGATAGACTGGGAACAGGTAGTTATATTGATCCAAAAACGGGAAATGCTCGTTATATACCTTTAGAAATTAAGCCAAAAGGTTCAGATACTCCAATTTACAATAAACCCTTTGATGCTACTGCTCAAGCCGTAGTATTGCCCCATAAACAGGGTGCAGTAGCGATGGCGCGATCGCAATCACCAGACTCGGCTTCTGCCCAGTTTTACTTTGCTTTAGCCGATTTAGCCTTCTTGGATGGTAGCTACGCCGTGTTTGGCAATGTCACTCAAGGCTTTGATGTAGTGAATAAAATTCAGCAAGGCGATCGCATTGACTCTGCTAAAGTCACACAAGGTGCTGAAAATCTAAAAATACCAGGGAAGTAG
- a CDS encoding beta-ketoacyl-ACP synthase, which translates to MAKVVVTGIGLISALGGNLEDSWQNLLAAKSGIRLHQPFPEFTPLPLGLIGQQPSELTMLTQMVVASALQDSGLLSHAADCAVVIGSSRSYQASWEVLARQIYEDAANLPMSSFGNWLDTLPHMNAIAAARQVGASGMVLAPMAACATGIWAIAQAALLIQTGQCQQAIAGAVEAPITPLTLAGFQQMGALAKTGAYPFDLHREGLVLGEGAAVFVLESAELAKQRQAKVYGEILGFGLTNDAYHANSPEPEGKSAIAAIKQCLERSCLSPGDIDYIHAHGTATQLNDQMESMVIQRLFPQGVAVSSTKGSSGHTLGASGALGVAFSLMALKHQILPPCVGFQQPEFDLDIVTSARLSKIRQVLCLSFGFGGQNAAIALSR; encoded by the coding sequence TTGGCAAAGGTTGTTGTCACTGGTATTGGTTTAATTTCTGCCTTGGGTGGAAACTTAGAGGATAGCTGGCAAAATTTGTTAGCAGCTAAATCTGGAATTCGATTACATCAACCTTTTCCAGAATTTACACCACTTCCTCTAGGTTTGATTGGTCAACAACCATCTGAATTGACAATGTTAACTCAGATGGTTGTTGCTTCTGCTTTGCAAGATTCTGGGTTACTTTCACATGCCGCGGATTGTGCTGTAGTCATTGGATCGAGTCGCTCTTATCAAGCGTCTTGGGAAGTTTTGGCGCGGCAAATATATGAAGACGCGGCAAATTTACCCATGTCCTCTTTTGGAAATTGGCTAGATACATTGCCTCACATGAATGCGATCGCAGCTGCAAGACAAGTCGGTGCATCTGGAATGGTTTTAGCACCAATGGCAGCTTGTGCAACTGGAATTTGGGCGATCGCTCAAGCCGCTTTGCTTATCCAAACTGGGCAATGTCAACAGGCGATCGCTGGCGCAGTAGAAGCGCCGATTACACCCCTAACTTTAGCTGGATTTCAGCAGATGGGTGCTTTGGCAAAAACTGGGGCTTATCCCTTTGATTTGCACCGGGAAGGCTTAGTGTTAGGCGAAGGCGCAGCTGTATTTGTCTTGGAATCAGCAGAGTTGGCAAAACAGCGTCAAGCAAAAGTGTATGGTGAAATTCTCGGTTTTGGCTTAACCAACGACGCATATCATGCTAATTCACCAGAACCTGAAGGCAAAAGTGCGATCGCTGCCATCAAACAATGTCTAGAACGTAGTTGTCTCTCACCAGGCGATATTGATTACATTCATGCTCATGGCACAGCTACCCAGCTAAATGACCAAATGGAGAGCATGGTAATTCAGCGTTTGTTTCCCCAAGGGGTAGCAGTTAGTTCCACCAAGGGAAGCTCAGGCCACACATTAGGAGCATCTGGAGCTTTAGGTGTAGCTTTTTCTCTCATGGCCTTAAAGCATCAAATTTTACCACCTTGTGTAGGATTTCAGCAGCCAGAGTTTGATTTAGATATCGTTACATCTGCACGTTTAAGTAAAATTAGGCAAGTATTATGTTTGAGTTTTGGCTTCGGGGGACAGAATGCAGCGATCGCACTATCAAGGTAA
- a CDS encoding Glu/Leu/Phe/Val family dehydrogenase: MISKSLLLPEPASPAHICPFDQACSYLEAAAKELNLNQGLLEILSHPRKVVTVSIPVKLDNGEIQVLAGHRVQHSDVLGPYKGGIRYHPAVTLREVSALAMLMTWKCALLGIPYGGGKGGIPIDRKRYSVGELERITRRYISELIKDIGPAVDIPAPDMGTSSREMAWMMDTYSVNVGHAVPGVVTGKPLSIGGSLGREMATGRGVMIIVREALAQQGKSLAGMRVAIQGFGNVGCAAAELLHQAGAKVIAVSTGAGGIFSEVGLDIPRLKVYAAENRKSIMGFPQSVPISNADLLTLPCDVLIPAALENQITEENVNQVQARIVAEAANGPITLEANLALEARGVTVLPDILANAGGVVVSYLEWVQGLSYVFWDEERVNREMEHLMVQAYHRVIQQSEVRQIPLRLAAYTLGVGRVAQALTDRGLYP, from the coding sequence ATGATTTCAAAATCCCTGTTGCTGCCAGAACCCGCTTCTCCAGCGCATATATGCCCATTTGATCAAGCCTGTAGCTACTTAGAAGCGGCAGCTAAAGAATTAAATTTAAATCAGGGTTTGCTAGAAATTCTCAGCCACCCGCGTAAGGTTGTTACGGTTTCCATTCCTGTGAAACTAGATAATGGGGAAATACAAGTTCTCGCTGGACACCGAGTGCAGCACTCCGATGTTTTAGGCCCCTACAAGGGCGGAATTCGTTACCATCCGGCTGTGACATTGCGGGAAGTATCCGCTCTAGCAATGCTGATGACTTGGAAATGTGCTTTATTAGGTATTCCTTACGGTGGTGGGAAGGGTGGCATTCCCATAGATCGAAAACGCTACAGTGTTGGCGAATTAGAGCGAATCACCCGCCGTTATATCAGCGAGTTGATTAAAGATATTGGCCCTGCTGTAGATATTCCTGCCCCAGATATGGGTACTTCGTCCCGTGAGATGGCTTGGATGATGGACACTTACTCTGTAAATGTCGGTCATGCTGTACCAGGGGTTGTAACTGGGAAACCGCTTTCTATTGGTGGTTCGCTGGGACGAGAAATGGCAACCGGACGTGGCGTGATGATTATTGTCCGTGAGGCGCTGGCACAGCAAGGTAAATCTTTAGCAGGTATGCGAGTAGCTATTCAGGGTTTCGGTAACGTTGGCTGTGCCGCAGCAGAATTATTACATCAAGCAGGCGCGAAAGTTATTGCTGTTTCAACGGGTGCTGGAGGAATATTTTCCGAAGTCGGTCTTGATATTCCCAGGTTGAAAGTCTATGCTGCTGAAAATCGCAAGAGTATTATGGGTTTCCCGCAATCTGTACCAATTAGCAATGCAGATTTATTAACTTTGCCCTGCGATGTTTTAATACCGGCAGCTTTAGAAAACCAAATCACTGAAGAAAATGTGAATCAAGTGCAGGCACGAATTGTCGCAGAAGCAGCTAATGGGCCGATTACCCTTGAGGCTAACTTGGCGTTAGAGGCGCGGGGTGTGACAGTGCTACCCGATATATTGGCGAATGCTGGCGGTGTGGTAGTCAGTTATTTAGAGTGGGTGCAGGGCCTTTCCTATGTATTTTGGGATGAGGAACGCGTTAACCGCGAAATGGAGCATTTGATGGTACAAGCTTACCATCGGGTGATTCAGCAGTCGGAGGTACGGCAAATTCCTCTGCGATTAGCTGCTTACACTTTAGGGGTAGGTAGAGTGGCTCAGGCGCTGACTGACAGAGGTCTTTATCCTTAA
- a CDS encoding Gfo/Idh/MocA family protein: MTATNSKRKIRYAVVGLGWFAQEAALPSFANTENSELVALVSDDPTKNEELSKKYGIEHTYSYEEYEDCLASGEIDAVYIALPNHLHCDYTVRAANQAIHVLCEKPMAVTEQECEAMIKAANDNNVKLMIAYRLHLEEANLQAVEILRSKQIGEPRIFNSVFTQQVEEGNIRLRDVTGGGTLYDIGIYCINAARYLFQDEPIEVFAVAANNGEQRFSEVEEMASVILRFPNERLATFTCSFGGASVSTYQIVGTQGDLRVNPAYPWQGEIKHYLTINGETQERTFEDHDQLAAEFTYFSDCILEDKDPEPSGTEGLIDVSIIQALYESIKTGKPVQIQTSERHQRPTSDQTIERPPSDEKPDLIHAAAPSGQ, encoded by the coding sequence ATGACTGCTACAAATAGTAAGCGCAAAATTCGCTACGCTGTCGTTGGCTTAGGTTGGTTTGCCCAAGAAGCTGCCTTACCTTCGTTTGCCAACACCGAAAACTCAGAATTAGTGGCACTGGTTTCAGATGACCCCACTAAAAACGAAGAACTGAGCAAGAAGTATGGTATTGAGCATACTTACTCTTACGAGGAGTATGAGGACTGTTTGGCAAGTGGCGAAATTGATGCAGTTTATATTGCGTTGCCCAATCATTTGCATTGCGACTATACTGTGCGGGCTGCTAATCAGGCAATTCATGTATTATGTGAAAAGCCGATGGCGGTAACTGAGCAAGAGTGTGAGGCAATGATTAAAGCTGCCAATGACAATAATGTGAAGCTGATGATTGCCTATCGCTTACATTTAGAAGAAGCCAATTTACAAGCAGTTGAAATTTTGCGTTCAAAGCAAATTGGTGAACCACGAATTTTCAACTCGGTTTTTACTCAGCAAGTAGAAGAAGGCAATATTCGTTTACGAGATGTTACAGGTGGTGGCACGCTCTATGATATTGGCATCTACTGCATTAATGCTGCACGTTACCTATTTCAAGATGAACCAATTGAAGTATTTGCTGTAGCTGCCAATAACGGAGAACAACGCTTCAGCGAAGTGGAAGAAATGGCTAGCGTTATTTTGCGTTTCCCGAATGAGCGATTGGCAACATTTACCTGTAGCTTTGGAGGAGCAAGTGTTTCAACCTATCAGATTGTAGGTACTCAAGGTGATTTACGAGTAAACCCTGCATATCCTTGGCAGGGAGAAATCAAGCATTACCTGACAATTAATGGTGAAACTCAAGAGCGTACCTTTGAGGATCACGATCAACTAGCGGCTGAATTTACCTATTTCTCTGATTGTATTCTCGAAGATAAAGATCCAGAACCATCGGGGACGGAAGGATTGATTGATGTTTCGATCATTCAAGCGCTTTACGAGTCAATTAAGACGGGTAAACCTGTGCAGATTCAAACTAGCGAGCGCCATCAACGTCCCACATCGGATCAAACTATTGAGCGTCCTCCTAGTGATGAGAAGCCAGATCTGATTCATGCTGCTGCACCTTCTGGGCAATGA
- a CDS encoding hemerythrin domain-containing protein translates to MAKTKARDILSLIEAEHRQVEKLFAEAEKAKGAKLVEQFNQIYIALNLHARTEELVFYPALREYEETEQYIEEAEEEHEEVSVILEEIKVFKPTDPEFKEKMSELKEAVEHHVEEEESEIFNAVRECMSEKELSELGQEFQEAKAKLMPDIEAALAM, encoded by the coding sequence ATGGCTAAAACTAAAGCAAGAGACATTCTTTCATTAATTGAAGCAGAACATCGCCAAGTTGAGAAACTTTTTGCAGAAGCAGAAAAAGCTAAAGGCGCAAAATTGGTTGAGCAATTCAATCAAATCTATATAGCATTGAACTTACACGCTAGAACTGAAGAATTAGTTTTCTACCCAGCTTTGCGAGAATACGAAGAAACTGAACAATATATTGAAGAAGCTGAAGAAGAACATGAAGAAGTTTCAGTGATTTTAGAAGAGATTAAGGTGTTTAAACCTACTGACCCTGAGTTTAAAGAAAAAATGAGCGAATTGAAGGAAGCAGTTGAGCATCATGTAGAAGAAGAAGAAAGCGAAATTTTTAATGCTGTGCGCGAATGTATGAGCGAGAAAGAGCTAAGTGAACTGGGTCAGGAATTTCAGGAAGCGAAAGCTAAATTGATGCCCGATATAGAAGCTGCATTAGCAATGTAA
- a CDS encoding DEAD/DEAH box helicase family protein — MLLRQALDNSTADFRSGQWKAIEELLQERSHLLVVQRTGWCKSLVYPFVLNHLQQPKDVKSLAECLDVRLSQIQDWLNRAVNEGKVRKINRPGAYIINQPTTQLSLL; from the coding sequence TTGCTTCTGCGTCAAGCGCTTGATAACTCCACAGCTGACTTTCGCTCTGGACAATGGAAAGCTATTGAAGAATTACTTCAGGAGCGATCGCATTTACTTGTTGTCCAACGAACTGGTTGGTGTAAAAGTCTAGTTTATCCCTTTGTTCTTAATCATTTACAGCAACCAAAAGATGTAAAATCTCTGGCGGAATGTCTGGATGTCAGACTATCTCAAATACAGGATTGGTTAAATAGGGCTGTGAATGAAGGTAAGGTGAGAAAAATTAACAGACCAGGCGCTTATATAATTAACCAACCAACAACTCAACTTTCTTTATTATGA